A region of Bombilactobacillus folatiphilus DNA encodes the following proteins:
- a CDS encoding lactonase family protein, giving the protein MKEKLLIGGYTRQTSQGIYQMLFDTQSTTISNIKLAVPLQGPTYFAVSNDDVLYSIIQDGEQGGIAAYDINADFQFLGSALQPKDSPAYVEIAEQKQLVFSANFHTGIVTIHKINPDKTLTITDQIQLTGHSVKAEQEASHPHMAHLAPDDQLIVCDYGTDKISTYQLNDDGQAHLQAEFQAPAGSAPRHLVFNPQNPQLAYCICELSSQVLVLNYLNGQFSLVQAYNLLPANYLGENTAAAIRISADGQYLYTSNRGHNSIVSFRIAADGQKLEHLQTIKTQGDFPRDFSLDPSGQFILVPHQKSNDVSILRRNLDSGQLTFVNNEATVPEGTCLKFFK; this is encoded by the coding sequence ATGAAAGAAAAATTATTAATTGGCGGTTATACTCGCCAAACGAGTCAGGGAATTTATCAAATGCTTTTTGATACCCAATCGACAACTATTTCTAACATCAAACTAGCTGTGCCATTACAAGGTCCCACTTATTTTGCAGTTTCTAACGATGATGTTTTGTATTCCATCATTCAAGATGGTGAACAAGGTGGAATTGCTGCATACGATATCAACGCCGATTTTCAATTCTTAGGCAGCGCCTTACAACCTAAAGATTCACCCGCTTATGTCGAAATTGCAGAACAAAAGCAATTAGTCTTTTCTGCAAATTTTCATACGGGTATTGTCACCATTCACAAAATTAATCCTGACAAAACTTTGACAATTACTGACCAAATCCAATTAACCGGTCATAGTGTGAAAGCTGAACAAGAGGCTTCTCACCCGCATATGGCTCATTTAGCACCCGACGATCAATTGATTGTATGTGATTATGGTACTGACAAAATCTCCACTTATCAACTAAACGATGACGGTCAAGCTCATTTACAGGCTGAATTTCAAGCACCAGCTGGTAGTGCGCCGCGTCATCTTGTATTCAACCCGCAAAATCCGCAATTGGCTTATTGTATCTGCGAATTGAGCTCCCAAGTTCTCGTTTTGAATTATCTCAACGGTCAATTTAGTTTAGTTCAAGCCTACAATTTATTACCAGCAAATTATTTAGGTGAAAATACTGCCGCTGCAATTCGCATCAGTGCTGACGGTCAGTATTTATATACGTCTAACCGTGGTCATAATTCAATTGTTTCCTTTAGAATTGCTGCTGATGGCCAAAAATTGGAACATCTGCAAACGATCAAAACTCAGGGTGATTTTCCTCGTGATTTTTCACTAGATCCGAGTGGTCAATTTATTCTCGTTCCACATCAAAAATCAAATGATGTCTCCATTTTGCGGCGTAACTTAGATTCTGGGCAATTGACATTTGTCAATAACGAAGCCACTGTTCCGGAAGGAACCTGTCTCAAATTTTTTAAATAG
- a CDS encoding undecaprenyl-diphosphate phosphatase yields the protein MLNILKAIILGIIEGITEFLPISSTGHLYLANEFVKLQESQAFINMFMVVIQLGAILAVVIIYFHKLNPFSPTKSTSQKRETWSLWWKVLLACIPSIIVGLPLNDFMDQHFNTWQVISATLLIYGILFILIENWNKKRQPKLSQLNKLPYSFALAIGVFQILSLVPGTSRSGATILGAILIGASRFVATEFSFFLAIPTMVGASGLKLVKYFIHGNTFTGMQITILLVGTFVSFLVAYLSIKFLLDYIKKNDFKAFGWYRIILAIIVIGYFGFLK from the coding sequence ATGTTAAACATTCTAAAGGCAATTATTCTGGGTATTATCGAAGGTATCACCGAATTCTTACCCATTAGCTCAACTGGTCACTTGTATTTAGCGAACGAATTCGTTAAGTTGCAAGAATCACAAGCTTTCATTAATATGTTTATGGTCGTCATTCAATTAGGAGCTATTCTAGCAGTCGTTATCATCTATTTTCACAAATTAAATCCTTTTTCTCCTACAAAATCAACTTCTCAAAAAAGAGAAACCTGGTCTTTATGGTGGAAAGTCTTATTGGCTTGCATACCTTCAATTATTGTAGGACTGCCTTTGAATGATTTTATGGATCAACATTTCAATACTTGGCAAGTTATTTCAGCTACCTTGTTGATTTACGGTATTTTATTCATTTTAATTGAAAATTGGAATAAAAAACGACAACCCAAGCTCTCTCAACTCAACAAGTTGCCTTATTCGTTTGCTCTTGCCATCGGTGTTTTTCAAATTTTATCGCTAGTACCCGGAACTTCCCGTTCAGGTGCAACGATTTTGGGAGCTATTTTGATTGGTGCTTCACGCTTTGTAGCCACTGAATTTTCTTTCTTTCTGGCTATTCCAACCATGGTTGGCGCCAGTGGTTTAAAGTTAGTTAAATATTTCATTCATGGTAATACTTTTACCGGAATGCAAATTACTATTTTACTAGTTGGAACCTTTGTATCTTTTCTTGTGGCATATCTGTCCATCAAGTTCTTATTGGATTACATTAAGAAAAATGATTTCAAAGCCTTTGGATGGTATCGAATTATTTTAGCCATCATCGTTATTGGTTACTTTGGCTTTCTCAAATAA
- a CDS encoding RluA family pseudouridine synthase: MNYHFIKRSLISQNLRQFLCQQGFSKTQLKQLQYHNGHVYVNHKRRYWNYQLRPNDEIIVTLPQEQGSDQILPQQGTLDVLYEDDNYLFVNKPAGIASLPAKGLNSPTMANLVKAYLQNAQLNDVIHLVSRLDRDTSGILTFAKNAYAHHLIDQQFRTQSIAKEYLALLEGNFAKQQGEIKLAIGVDPHNHNLRCVDANGKFAWTKYQVVQQFDNFAQVRVQLITGRTHQIRVHFAALGHPLLGDQAYGGATDLIQRQALHCCRFRFFDPIQDQTLTVKAPLAPDLQMIVSKKLSATE, encoded by the coding sequence ATGAATTATCACTTTATTAAACGAAGTTTGATTAGTCAGAATTTACGCCAGTTTTTGTGCCAGCAAGGTTTTTCAAAAACGCAGCTAAAGCAATTGCAGTATCACAATGGGCATGTTTATGTTAATCATAAGCGGCGTTATTGGAATTATCAGTTGCGACCAAATGATGAGATTATTGTTACTTTGCCTCAAGAACAAGGTTCGGATCAAATCTTACCTCAACAGGGTACATTAGACGTGTTGTATGAAGATGATAATTATTTGTTTGTGAATAAACCCGCAGGAATTGCTTCATTGCCCGCGAAGGGCCTAAATAGTCCGACGATGGCTAATTTAGTGAAAGCCTATTTGCAAAACGCGCAGTTGAATGATGTTATTCATCTGGTTTCACGCTTGGATCGAGATACTTCAGGAATTTTGACTTTTGCTAAGAATGCTTACGCTCATCATTTAATTGATCAGCAGTTTCGAACACAAAGTATTGCCAAAGAATATTTGGCCTTATTAGAAGGCAATTTTGCAAAGCAACAAGGCGAGATTAAGTTAGCTATTGGTGTTGATCCGCATAATCATAACTTGCGTTGTGTTGATGCTAATGGTAAATTTGCGTGGACCAAATATCAAGTCGTGCAACAATTTGATAATTTTGCTCAAGTTCGAGTGCAATTGATTACGGGTCGGACGCATCAAATTCGGGTACACTTTGCAGCTTTAGGACATCCCTTATTGGGAGACCAAGCCTATGGTGGGGCAACGGACTTGATTCAGCGTCAAGCGTTACATTGTTGTCGGTTTCGGTTCTTTGATCCTATCCAAGATCAGACATTAACGGTTAAAGCACCGCTGGCACCAGATTTACAAATGATTGTATCAAAAAAGCTTTCTGCTACTGAATAA
- a CDS encoding NAD kinase, translating to MRVWIHNNFKDLSRSVAQQLNQKLSAAGVIITSQKPDLVITVGGDGTFLSTFHQFSDQLQNLRFVGIHTGHLGFYTDWQDSEIDELVNGILSGQQTTIDFPLLSVKITYANGQQKKLLSLNESQLKRVFQTMRADILIDGQFFERFRGDGISVSTPTGSTAYAKSIGGAIIDPTLEVMQFNEVAPINNRVYRTVNSPLILPKGQLVTVVPQTASDYVMTADNLAYDKNKIVKAEYQIAAEKIHLANFRPKNFWQRVRGAFLTDGTR from the coding sequence ATGAGGGTGTGGATTCATAATAATTTTAAAGATTTATCGCGGAGTGTGGCCCAACAATTGAATCAAAAACTAAGTGCCGCAGGCGTGATTATTACTTCTCAAAAGCCTGATTTAGTGATTACTGTGGGCGGCGATGGGACTTTTTTAAGTACGTTTCATCAATTCAGTGATCAATTACAAAATCTCCGTTTTGTTGGCATTCATACAGGACATTTAGGGTTTTATACGGATTGGCAAGATTCGGAAATTGATGAGTTGGTGAATGGTATTTTGTCAGGACAACAGACGACGATTGATTTTCCCTTGTTGAGTGTAAAAATTACCTACGCTAATGGTCAACAAAAAAAATTATTATCATTGAATGAATCACAATTAAAACGGGTTTTTCAAACGATGCGGGCTGATATTTTGATTGATGGTCAATTTTTTGAACGTTTTCGAGGGGACGGAATCAGTGTATCAACTCCAACAGGGTCAACGGCTTATGCCAAATCTATTGGGGGAGCGATTATTGATCCGACTCTGGAAGTGATGCAATTTAATGAAGTGGCGCCAATTAATAATCGAGTTTATCGAACCGTTAATTCACCGTTGATTTTACCGAAAGGACAGCTTGTAACAGTTGTGCCTCAAACAGCTTCTGATTATGTGATGACTGCTGATAATTTGGCTTATGATAAAAATAAAATTGTCAAAGCCGAGTACCAAATTGCCGCCGAAAAAATTCATTTGGCTAATTTTCGCCCGAAAAATTTTTGGCAACGAGTACGCGGAGCCTTTTTAACGGACGGTACCCGATGA
- a CDS encoding GTP pyrophosphokinase, whose product MSERNWKTFLLPYEQAVDELKIKLRSMRKEFLDAGEHSPIEYVTGRVKSIESIQEKMRRRYISEELLEQDMQDIAGLRIQCQFVEDIYQVVDILHSRTDLSVVEERDYVTTSKPSGYRSYHVVLRYPVQLANGVKDILAEIQIRTLAMNFWSTIEHSLNYKYQGDFPDDINSRLKRAAEASFMLDEEMSKIREEIQDAQKYFSDQKIGDIKYPKENQPHEGVDS is encoded by the coding sequence ATGAGTGAGCGAAATTGGAAAACTTTCTTACTACCTTATGAGCAAGCTGTTGATGAGTTAAAAATCAAATTACGTAGCATGCGCAAAGAGTTTTTGGATGCAGGAGAGCATTCACCTATTGAATACGTAACTGGACGTGTTAAATCCATTGAAAGTATTCAAGAAAAAATGCGTCGTCGTTACATTTCAGAAGAATTGTTAGAACAAGACATGCAAGACATTGCTGGCTTACGAATTCAGTGTCAGTTTGTTGAAGATATTTATCAAGTCGTTGATATTTTGCATAGTCGCACAGATTTGTCAGTTGTGGAAGAACGTGATTATGTGACAACCAGTAAGCCGAGCGGTTATCGTTCTTATCATGTCGTTTTACGTTATCCAGTCCAGTTGGCTAATGGCGTCAAAGATATTTTGGCGGAAATTCAAATTCGAACTTTAGCAATGAATTTTTGGTCAACAATTGAGCATTCTCTTAATTATAAGTATCAGGGTGATTTTCCGGATGACATTAATTCACGGCTAAAGCGTGCCGCAGAAGCTTCATTTATGTTAGACGAGGAAATGTCTAAAATTCGTGAAGAAATTCAGGATGCTCAAAAATACTTCTCTGATCAAAAAATTGGTGATATCAAATATCCAAAGGAGAATCAGCCGCATGAGGGTGTGGATTCATAA
- a CDS encoding DsbA family protein, which translates to MWEVFVFVNPIGQRCLRTEQAIIDFAKEHHINAHLKFIALNNFISIDNYLKNNHYNLRDINLRNHLTRDIYQATVYYKAATFQGNKSGRQFLIDLQHAINFQGQNFSVDLVKQIALDNHLDWTSLQQDVQSELTLNQCLEDQKIASELKITNTPTSVIYDYSGSKNKGLCIPNCSQYELHLALNSLLPSSANDQETKTSARPALHLLK; encoded by the coding sequence ATGTGGGAAGTCTTTGTGTTCGTCAATCCAATTGGTCAGCGTTGTTTAAGAACTGAACAGGCGATTATTGATTTTGCAAAAGAGCATCATATTAATGCTCATCTCAAGTTTATCGCATTGAATAATTTTATTTCGATTGATAATTATCTAAAAAATAATCATTATAACTTAAGGGATATCAATTTGCGCAATCATCTTACGCGCGATATCTATCAAGCAACAGTTTACTACAAAGCGGCTACTTTTCAGGGAAATAAAAGTGGACGGCAATTTTTAATTGATTTACAACATGCAATTAACTTTCAAGGCCAAAATTTTAGCGTTGACCTCGTTAAACAAATTGCATTAGACAATCATTTAGATTGGACTAGTTTGCAACAGGATGTTCAAAGTGAATTAACACTTAATCAATGTTTGGAAGATCAAAAGATTGCATCTGAACTCAAAATCACTAATACTCCTACATCGGTTATTTACGATTACTCTGGTTCCAAAAATAAGGGACTTTGTATCCCCAATTGTTCACAATACGAATTACATTTGGCACTCAATTCACTCTTGCCTTCCAGTGCTAATGATCAAGAAACAAAAACTTCTGCTCGTCCTGCGTTACACTTATTGAAATAA
- a CDS encoding competence protein CoiA produces the protein MLIAKNEFGKLIYAQSYHAPEKVFCPDCGKKVQLVVRGQQRPYFRHQTHHVGNNETVAHFRGKTWLAKWFAPYFDVSLEYVLDEKQRIDVYVTDSKTQLAIEYQCAMISAEALHNRQQQYWDKGLHPLWIFGEHHHQLNQKVSHLQTILSFNRQWGYYVLYKLPNEDYLRLYYNFMMHPASKKVYWQLQKIRTWPQLLKFQPHLIDYQLEPIDWSHWYLLHCRRPDLQFIQVQNWCYQNRQSLEVYIKKTPSQTMFPIYNYLPCYLPLLSQISGQKTITLPLVKEKFISISVTQDEQKFLFLDH, from the coding sequence ATGCTTATTGCTAAAAATGAATTTGGAAAGTTGATTTATGCACAATCTTATCATGCACCAGAGAAAGTTTTTTGCCCGGATTGTGGTAAAAAAGTACAATTGGTGGTTCGAGGACAGCAACGTCCTTACTTTCGACATCAGACCCATCACGTGGGTAACAATGAAACAGTGGCTCATTTTCGTGGCAAAACTTGGTTAGCAAAATGGTTTGCTCCATATTTTGATGTTTCGCTGGAATATGTTTTGGATGAAAAGCAGCGAATTGATGTTTATGTGACGGATTCAAAGACACAGCTGGCAATTGAATATCAATGCGCCATGATTTCAGCGGAGGCATTGCATAATCGTCAACAGCAATATTGGGATAAGGGACTGCATCCGTTATGGATTTTTGGTGAGCATCATCATCAGTTGAATCAGAAAGTATCGCATTTACAAACGATTTTAAGTTTTAATCGACAGTGGGGCTATTATGTCTTGTACAAATTGCCCAATGAGGATTATTTACGTTTGTATTACAATTTTATGATGCATCCAGCAAGCAAAAAAGTTTACTGGCAACTGCAAAAAATTAGAACTTGGCCACAATTATTAAAGTTTCAACCTCATTTGATTGATTATCAGCTAGAGCCTATTGATTGGTCACATTGGTATTTGTTGCACTGTCGTCGTCCAGATCTCCAATTTATCCAAGTTCAAAATTGGTGTTATCAAAACCGTCAATCGTTAGAAGTTTATATAAAAAAAACACCGTCCCAGACGATGTTTCCTATTTATAATTATTTACCTTGTTATTTGCCCTTGTTGAGCCAGATATCAGGTCAAAAAACGATTACCTTGCCGTTGGTTAAAGAAAAGTTTATTTCAATAAGTGTAACGCAGGACGAGCAGAAGTTTTTGTTTCTTGATCATTAG
- a CDS encoding adaptor protein MecA, whose product MEVEHVNKNMIRVTLESHDLKERGVTVLDLLGDRQQIETFFYNILEEVDTDHTFVKDHTVTFQVIPKSQGLELLITKVPQTSQDDDDDLLRAMDLLKDEKEPTDLNDESETMDNITPEVKTLVFSFEDFENFVSLSKVLKVDSLISDLYRYQSQYYLELKLFPQELHTLEVADVISLVKEYGQLVHLAPAMLEEYGQLLMEQTALQLTRYYFI is encoded by the coding sequence GTGGAAGTAGAACACGTAAATAAAAATATGATTCGCGTTACTTTAGAGAGCCATGACTTAAAAGAACGTGGCGTCACTGTTTTGGATTTATTGGGCGATCGCCAACAAATTGAAACTTTTTTTTATAATATTTTAGAAGAAGTGGATACAGACCATACTTTTGTAAAGGACCACACGGTTACTTTTCAAGTGATTCCCAAAAGCCAAGGGTTGGAATTGTTAATTACGAAAGTTCCACAAACGTCGCAAGACGATGATGATGATTTATTAAGGGCTATGGATCTGTTAAAAGATGAGAAAGAACCCACTGATTTAAATGATGAATCCGAGACGATGGATAATATAACTCCTGAAGTTAAAACATTGGTGTTTAGCTTTGAAGATTTTGAAAATTTTGTTTCCTTAAGTAAAGTTTTAAAAGTAGATTCGTTAATTAGTGATTTATATCGATATCAAAGTCAATATTACTTAGAATTGAAATTATTTCCGCAGGAACTACACACACTTGAAGTTGCTGATGTGATTTCATTAGTTAAAGAATATGGACAGTTGGTTCACCTAGCGCCAGCTATGTTAGAAGAATATGGGCAATTATTGATGGAACAAACGGCTTTACAATTAACTCGATATTATTTTATTTAA
- the spx gene encoding transcriptional regulator Spx, whose product MVTLYTSPSCTSCRKAKKWFKENNISYKERNIFAQPLSKAEIRKILQMTEDGTEEIISKRSKAYQALNVNMNDLTVAELIDLIEENPGLLRRPIMMDEKSLQVGYNEDEIRRFLPREIRVMELHELQRAQIL is encoded by the coding sequence ATGGTTACTTTATATACATCTCCAAGTTGCACATCTTGTAGAAAAGCAAAAAAGTGGTTTAAAGAAAATAATATTTCTTATAAAGAACGAAATATCTTCGCTCAACCATTATCGAAAGCTGAAATTAGGAAAATTCTCCAGATGACAGAAGATGGAACCGAAGAAATAATCTCCAAACGATCGAAGGCTTATCAGGCTTTAAATGTGAATATGAACGATTTAACAGTTGCTGAGTTGATTGATTTAATTGAAGAAAATCCCGGTCTATTAAGACGCCCTATTATGATGGACGAAAAAAGTCTGCAAGTGGGTTACAACGAAGATGAAATCAGAAGATTTTTACCACGAGAAATTCGGGTGATGGAATTACACGAGTTACAACGGGCACAAATATTGTAA
- a CDS encoding MBL fold metallo-hydrolase: MKITVLGYYGGYPYRQQATSGYLIQDQGYNLLLDCGSGVLNSLQNYLDPLQLDAVLLTHYHHDHMADIGVLQYYWQLHSGSKKVSPLPIYGHTQDPLNFASLTFADFTQAKSYTVDQSINLGPFTIDFIQTVHPVPAFATRIRDSQQKVLTFTADTAYFKGLIDFAQDADLLITDTNFGADKKGKIWHLTSSQSGQLAVDAHVKRLLISHLPQEYSIDQLTQETRARAEGLPVDHAHTGWHLVLE; encoded by the coding sequence ATGAAAATCACAGTTTTAGGTTATTATGGCGGTTATCCTTATCGCCAGCAAGCAACAAGTGGTTATTTAATTCAAGATCAGGGTTACAATTTATTGCTGGATTGTGGTAGTGGTGTGTTGAATTCTCTGCAAAATTATTTAGATCCGTTGCAATTAGATGCGGTTTTGTTAACACATTATCATCATGACCATATGGCTGATATTGGTGTGCTGCAATATTATTGGCAACTGCATTCTGGTTCTAAAAAAGTCTCACCATTACCTATTTATGGACATACCCAAGATCCATTGAATTTTGCCAGTTTAACTTTTGCTGATTTTACTCAAGCTAAATCTTATACAGTGGATCAGTCAATCAATTTAGGTCCATTTACGATTGATTTTATCCAAACAGTGCACCCAGTGCCAGCATTTGCAACGCGGATTAGGGATTCACAGCAAAAAGTTTTAACATTTACGGCAGATACGGCTTATTTTAAAGGTTTGATTGATTTTGCGCAGGATGCGGATTTGTTGATTACGGATACAAATTTTGGTGCTGATAAAAAAGGAAAAATTTGGCATCTGACGTCCAGCCAATCAGGGCAACTGGCGGTAGATGCTCATGTCAAACGCCTGTTGATTTCGCACTTGCCTCAAGAATATTCGATTGATCAGTTAACGCAGGAAACACGGGCTAGAGCGGAAGGATTACCAGTGGATCATGCACATACCGGCTGGCATTTAGTTCTAGAATAA
- a CDS encoding copper-translocating P-type ATPase, translating to MDMKHMHHDQQMKMGDSMEHMDGMSMDHSMGNMSMMHMGNLKQKFWYSLILSLPILFCAPAMGVWLPFQFSFSGSQFVVIIFATILFFYGGWPFLTSAIGELKEHQPAMMTLISLGITTAYGYSLYAFIINNFVNPAAHVMDFFWELATLILIMLLGHWVEMNSLMSANDSVADLASLLPDHVQVKQDDQWTEVPLNQVAKGDVVLVKAGASIPLDGQVIDGQSAVNESLVTGETRLLKRKQGSSVIGGSINNDQTLTIKVTKTAQNGFIANVSQLVQTAQTAKSNLQSLADKVSGWLFYAAVVVGLLAFIIWSILNNVQTGFLRLVTVLVIACPHALGLAIPLVNACSTSLGAKNGLLVRNRKVIDLSPQIDYVVLDKTGTLTEGKFQVHQYESLVSDLNDQKLLALMAALERQSSHPIAKSIVKKAQQQQVLELTAQNVTNLTGHGLKGEIAGKEYQLVNQQSLKEQHLTIPELAVSELTLSYLVCEQQVLGYVAIGDQLKPSAKKLIQQLKEQKITPLMLTGDNESVAKKVADQLEISEYKANLLPQDKNQIIQELQQAGHHVLMTGDGINDAPSLAQADIGVAIGAGTDVAIDAADVVLVKSDPLDIMKFFLLAKNTHRKTIQNLWWGAGYNIIALPLAAGILAPIGIILSPALGAILMSLSTVVVAINASLLKF from the coding sequence ATGGATATGAAGCATATGCACCACGATCAGCAGATGAAGATGGGTGATTCAATGGAACATATGGATGGTATGTCTATGGATCACTCCATGGGAAATATGAGTATGATGCATATGGGGAATTTAAAACAAAAATTTTGGTATTCGTTGATCTTATCATTGCCCATTTTATTTTGTGCACCCGCGATGGGTGTTTGGCTACCATTTCAATTTTCATTCTCGGGTTCTCAATTTGTTGTCATCATCTTTGCCACAATTTTATTCTTTTATGGTGGGTGGCCGTTTTTAACGAGCGCCATTGGTGAACTAAAAGAGCATCAGCCTGCGATGATGACATTAATTTCGTTAGGAATTACAACGGCGTATGGTTATAGCCTATATGCTTTTATTATCAATAATTTTGTTAATCCTGCAGCACACGTCATGGATTTCTTTTGGGAATTAGCCACATTAATTTTGATTATGTTATTGGGGCATTGGGTCGAAATGAATTCGTTGATGTCAGCGAATGATTCGGTGGCGGACTTGGCATCTTTATTGCCAGACCATGTTCAGGTCAAACAGGACGATCAGTGGACGGAAGTTCCGTTAAATCAAGTTGCCAAAGGGGACGTTGTTTTGGTGAAAGCTGGCGCGTCAATTCCTTTAGATGGACAAGTGATTGATGGTCAAAGTGCGGTGAATGAGTCATTGGTTACTGGGGAAACGCGTTTACTGAAAAGGAAACAAGGCAGTTCGGTCATTGGTGGTTCAATTAATAATGATCAGACGCTGACAATTAAAGTAACTAAAACGGCGCAAAACGGTTTTATTGCTAATGTGAGTCAATTAGTGCAAACAGCTCAAACAGCCAAGTCTAATTTACAATCTTTAGCAGATAAAGTTTCAGGTTGGTTGTTTTATGCAGCGGTTGTGGTGGGTTTATTAGCATTTATTATTTGGAGTATTTTGAATAATGTGCAAACAGGCTTTTTACGCTTGGTGACGGTTTTAGTCATTGCTTGTCCGCACGCTTTAGGCTTAGCAATTCCCCTAGTTAATGCATGTAGTACTTCCTTGGGGGCCAAAAACGGATTGCTGGTGCGCAATCGTAAGGTTATTGATTTGAGTCCGCAAATTGATTATGTCGTGCTGGATAAGACAGGCACCTTAACAGAAGGTAAATTTCAAGTCCATCAATATGAATCGTTGGTTTCAGACCTAAATGATCAAAAACTTTTAGCATTAATGGCCGCTTTAGAACGTCAATCAAGTCATCCAATTGCTAAAAGTATTGTCAAAAAAGCTCAACAACAACAAGTTTTAGAGTTAACAGCACAAAATGTTACCAACTTAACAGGACATGGTTTAAAGGGGGAAATTGCAGGTAAGGAATATCAATTAGTTAATCAACAGTCTTTAAAAGAGCAACACTTAACCATTCCTGAACTAGCGGTTTCAGAATTGACACTTAGCTATTTAGTTTGTGAGCAACAAGTGTTGGGGTATGTGGCGATTGGTGATCAGCTGAAACCTTCGGCCAAGAAATTGATTCAACAGCTTAAGGAACAGAAGATTACGCCATTAATGTTGACAGGTGATAACGAATCAGTAGCCAAAAAAGTAGCGGATCAGTTAGAGATATCTGAATATAAGGCGAATCTCTTACCGCAAGATAAAAATCAGATTATTCAAGAATTACAGCAGGCTGGTCATCATGTCTTGATGACAGGTGATGGTATCAATGACGCTCCTAGCTTGGCACAGGCTGATATTGGAGTAGCTATTGGCGCTGGAACCGATGTCGCAATTGATGCGGCGGATGTGGTTTTAGTCAAGAGCGATCCGTTAGATATTATGAAATTTTTCTTGCTTGCGAAAAATACACATCGCAAAACAATTCAAAATTTGTGGTGGGGCGCAGGTTACAATATTATTGCTTTGCCGTTGGCAGCAGGCATTCTAGCACCGATCGGGATTATCTTAAGTCCCGCACTTGGGGCCATTTTGATGTCATTATCCACAGTAGTTGTTGCAATTAATGCTTCATTGTTGAAGTTTTAG